A single region of the Pseudomonadota bacterium genome encodes:
- the tsaE gene encoding tRNA (adenosine(37)-N6)-threonylcarbamoyltransferase complex ATPase subunit type 1 TsaE → MKRLPASSFLSSSPAETLDFAEALARGFVALKLYIVTLRGDLGAGKTWFTKGLARGLEVADWYYLNSPTFTLINEYQGRLPLYHFDLYRLSSAEELFELGFNDYLAAPGVLVIEWPEKVLDLLPTTNLIGIEIEILEAEKRLFQVRRGVL, encoded by the coding sequence ATGAAGCGATTGCCGGCTTCATCCTTTTTGAGTTCTTCGCCGGCCGAGACCCTGGACTTTGCCGAAGCCCTGGCGCGTGGCTTCGTGGCGTTAAAGCTTTACATCGTCACCCTGCGGGGCGATCTCGGAGCCGGAAAAACCTGGTTCACCAAGGGCCTGGCCCGGGGCTTGGAGGTCGCCGACTGGTATTATCTCAACAGCCCGACCTTTACTCTGATCAACGAGTACCAGGGGCGTCTGCCCTTGTATCATTTTGATCTTTACCGGCTGAGCTCTGCCGAGGAGCTTTTTGAGCTGGGTTTCAATGATTATCTCGCCGCTCCCGGAGTGCTGGTGATCGAATGGCCGGAAAAGGTCCTGGATTTGCTGCCGACGACGAATCTGATCGGCATTGAAATTGAAATTCTGGAAGCAGAAAAACGCCTTTTCCAGGTGCGGCGGGGCGTTTTGTGA